Proteins encoded together in one Manis pentadactyla isolate mManPen7 chromosome 6, mManPen7.hap1, whole genome shotgun sequence window:
- the NFE2L2 gene encoding nuclear factor erythroid 2-related factor 2 isoform X2, whose amino-acid sequence MTDLELPPSGPPSQQDMDLIDILWRQDIDLGVSREVFDFSQRQKEHELEKQKKLEKERQEQLQKEQEKAFFAQLQLDEETGEFLPIQPAQHIPSETSGSASYSQGAHIPKPDALYFGDCMQLLAETFPFVDDNEVSSAPFQSLVSDIPSQIESPIFIVPNQAQSPQTLALQSATNDLDNMQQDIEQVWEELLSIPELQCLNIQNDKLVETSTVPSPETKLTEIDSNYNFYSSVPSLEKVGSCSPHFLHAFEDSFSSILSTEDSSQSTVNSLNSNATINTDFGDEFYSAFIAEPSISNSMPSSATLSQSLSELLYGPIDVSDLSLCKAFNQNHPESTAEFNDSDSGISLNTNPSLASPEHSVESSVYGDTPLGFSDSEMEEVDSAPVSVKQNGPKTQPAQSPGDTVQPPSPSQGYSAPAYAAQCESTPKKDLPVSPGHRKTPFTKDKHASRLETHLTRDELRAKALCIPFPVEKIINLPVDDFNEMMSKEQFSEAQLALIRDIRRRGKNKVAAQNCRKRKLENIVELEQDLDHLKDEKEKLLKEKGENDKSLHLLKKQLSTLYLEVFSMLRDEDGKPYSPSEYSLQQTRDGNVFLVPKSKKPDVKKN is encoded by the exons ATGACGGACTTGGAGCTGCCGCCGTCCGGACCGCCGTCCCAGCAG GACATGGATTTGATTGACATACTTTGGAGGCAAGATATAGATCTTGGGGTAAGTCGAGAAGTATTTGACTTCAGTCAGCGACAGAAAGAGCATGAgctggaaaaacagaaaaaacttgaaaaagaaagacaagaacaaCTGCAAAAGGAGCAAGAGAAAGCCTTTTTCGCTCAGTTACAGCTAGATGAAGAAACAGGTGAATTCCTCCCAATTCAGCCAGCCCAACACATCCCGTCAGAAACAAGTGGATCTGCCAGCTACTCCCAG GGTGCCCACATTCCCAAACCAGATGCCTTGTACTTTGGTGACTGCATGCAACTTTTGGCAGAGACATTCCCATTTGTAGATGACAATGAG GTTTCTTCGGCTCCGTTTCAATCACTTGTTTCTGATATTCCCAGCCAAATCGAGAGCCCAATCTTCATTGTTCCTAATCAGGCTCAGTCACCTCAAACTCTTGCCCTTCAGTCAGCCACTAATGATTTAGACAATATGCAGCAGGACATTGAACAAGTTTGGGAGGAGCTATTATCCATTCCAGAATTACAG TGTCTTAACATTCAAAATGACAAGCTGGTTGAGACTAGCACAGTTCCAAGTCCAGAAACCAAATTGACAGAAATTGACAGCAATTACAATTTCTACTCATCAGTCCCCTCACTGGAAAAAGTAGGGAGCTGCAGTCCACATTTTCTCCATGCTTTTGAGGATTCCTTCAGCAGCATCCTCTCTACAGAAGATTCCAGCCAGTCGACAGTGAACTCATTAAATTCAAATGCCACAATCAACACAGATTTTGGTGATGAATTTTATTCTGCTTTCATAGCAGAACCCAGTATCAGCAACAGCATGCCCTCCTCTGCTACTCTCAGCCAGTCACTCTCTGAACTTCTATATGGACCTATTGATGTTTCTGATCTTTCACTTTGTAAAGCCTTCAACCAAAACCACCCTGAAAGTACAGCAGAATTCAATGATTCTGACTCTGGCATTTCACTGAACACAAATCCCAGTTTGGCATCACCAGAACACTCAGTGGAATCTTCTGTCTATGGAGACACACCACTTGGTTTCAGTGATTCTGAAATGGAAGAGGTAGATAGTGCTCCTGTAAGTGTCAAACAGAATGGTCCTAAAACACAGCCAGCACAGTCTCCTGGGGATACAGTCCAACCCCCATCACCATCTCAGGGGTACAGTGCTCCAGCATATGCTGCCCAGTGCGAAAGCACACCAAAGAAAGACTTGCCTGTAAGTCCTGGTCATCGAaaaaccccattcacaaaagacAAACATGCAAGCCGCTTGGAGACTCATCTCACAAGAGATGAGCTAAGAGCAAAAGCTCTCTGTATCCCATTCCCTGTAGAAAAAATCATTAACCTCCCTGTTGATGATTTCAATGAAATGATGTCCAAAGAACAATTCAGTGAGGCTCAGCTTGCACTGATTAGAGATATACGTAGGAGGGGTAAGAATAAAGTGGCTGCTCAGAattgcagaaaaagaaaactggaaaatatagTGGAACTGGAGCAGGATTTGGATCAtttgaaagatgaaaaagaaaaattgctcaaagagaaaggagaaaatgacaAAAGCCTCCACCTACTGAAAAAACAACTCAGTACCTTGTATCTTGAAGTTTTTAGCATGCTACGTGATGAAGATGGAAAACCTTATTCTCCTAGTGAATACTCCCTGCAGCAAACAAGAGATGGCAACGTATTCCTCGTTCCCAAAAGTAAGAAACCAGATGTTAAGAAAAACTAG
- the NFE2L2 gene encoding nuclear factor erythroid 2-related factor 2 isoform X1, which translates to MQNSTYSQPKGLEHGGENYCFIAFYEWNRSRSMTQETTLLSQDMDLIDILWRQDIDLGVSREVFDFSQRQKEHELEKQKKLEKERQEQLQKEQEKAFFAQLQLDEETGEFLPIQPAQHIPSETSGSASYSQGAHIPKPDALYFGDCMQLLAETFPFVDDNEVSSAPFQSLVSDIPSQIESPIFIVPNQAQSPQTLALQSATNDLDNMQQDIEQVWEELLSIPELQCLNIQNDKLVETSTVPSPETKLTEIDSNYNFYSSVPSLEKVGSCSPHFLHAFEDSFSSILSTEDSSQSTVNSLNSNATINTDFGDEFYSAFIAEPSISNSMPSSATLSQSLSELLYGPIDVSDLSLCKAFNQNHPESTAEFNDSDSGISLNTNPSLASPEHSVESSVYGDTPLGFSDSEMEEVDSAPVSVKQNGPKTQPAQSPGDTVQPPSPSQGYSAPAYAAQCESTPKKDLPVSPGHRKTPFTKDKHASRLETHLTRDELRAKALCIPFPVEKIINLPVDDFNEMMSKEQFSEAQLALIRDIRRRGKNKVAAQNCRKRKLENIVELEQDLDHLKDEKEKLLKEKGENDKSLHLLKKQLSTLYLEVFSMLRDEDGKPYSPSEYSLQQTRDGNVFLVPKSKKPDVKKN; encoded by the exons ATGCAGAACTCAACCTATTCCCAGCCTAAGGGATTAGAACACGGGGGAGAAAATTACTGTTTCATTGCCTTCTATGAATGGAATAGAAGCAGAAGTATGACCCAGGAAACTACACTACTTTCCCAG GACATGGATTTGATTGACATACTTTGGAGGCAAGATATAGATCTTGGGGTAAGTCGAGAAGTATTTGACTTCAGTCAGCGACAGAAAGAGCATGAgctggaaaaacagaaaaaacttgaaaaagaaagacaagaacaaCTGCAAAAGGAGCAAGAGAAAGCCTTTTTCGCTCAGTTACAGCTAGATGAAGAAACAGGTGAATTCCTCCCAATTCAGCCAGCCCAACACATCCCGTCAGAAACAAGTGGATCTGCCAGCTACTCCCAG GGTGCCCACATTCCCAAACCAGATGCCTTGTACTTTGGTGACTGCATGCAACTTTTGGCAGAGACATTCCCATTTGTAGATGACAATGAG GTTTCTTCGGCTCCGTTTCAATCACTTGTTTCTGATATTCCCAGCCAAATCGAGAGCCCAATCTTCATTGTTCCTAATCAGGCTCAGTCACCTCAAACTCTTGCCCTTCAGTCAGCCACTAATGATTTAGACAATATGCAGCAGGACATTGAACAAGTTTGGGAGGAGCTATTATCCATTCCAGAATTACAG TGTCTTAACATTCAAAATGACAAGCTGGTTGAGACTAGCACAGTTCCAAGTCCAGAAACCAAATTGACAGAAATTGACAGCAATTACAATTTCTACTCATCAGTCCCCTCACTGGAAAAAGTAGGGAGCTGCAGTCCACATTTTCTCCATGCTTTTGAGGATTCCTTCAGCAGCATCCTCTCTACAGAAGATTCCAGCCAGTCGACAGTGAACTCATTAAATTCAAATGCCACAATCAACACAGATTTTGGTGATGAATTTTATTCTGCTTTCATAGCAGAACCCAGTATCAGCAACAGCATGCCCTCCTCTGCTACTCTCAGCCAGTCACTCTCTGAACTTCTATATGGACCTATTGATGTTTCTGATCTTTCACTTTGTAAAGCCTTCAACCAAAACCACCCTGAAAGTACAGCAGAATTCAATGATTCTGACTCTGGCATTTCACTGAACACAAATCCCAGTTTGGCATCACCAGAACACTCAGTGGAATCTTCTGTCTATGGAGACACACCACTTGGTTTCAGTGATTCTGAAATGGAAGAGGTAGATAGTGCTCCTGTAAGTGTCAAACAGAATGGTCCTAAAACACAGCCAGCACAGTCTCCTGGGGATACAGTCCAACCCCCATCACCATCTCAGGGGTACAGTGCTCCAGCATATGCTGCCCAGTGCGAAAGCACACCAAAGAAAGACTTGCCTGTAAGTCCTGGTCATCGAaaaaccccattcacaaaagacAAACATGCAAGCCGCTTGGAGACTCATCTCACAAGAGATGAGCTAAGAGCAAAAGCTCTCTGTATCCCATTCCCTGTAGAAAAAATCATTAACCTCCCTGTTGATGATTTCAATGAAATGATGTCCAAAGAACAATTCAGTGAGGCTCAGCTTGCACTGATTAGAGATATACGTAGGAGGGGTAAGAATAAAGTGGCTGCTCAGAattgcagaaaaagaaaactggaaaatatagTGGAACTGGAGCAGGATTTGGATCAtttgaaagatgaaaaagaaaaattgctcaaagagaaaggagaaaatgacaAAAGCCTCCACCTACTGAAAAAACAACTCAGTACCTTGTATCTTGAAGTTTTTAGCATGCTACGTGATGAAGATGGAAAACCTTATTCTCCTAGTGAATACTCCCTGCAGCAAACAAGAGATGGCAACGTATTCCTCGTTCCCAAAAGTAAGAAACCAGATGTTAAGAAAAACTAG
- the NFE2L2 gene encoding nuclear factor erythroid 2-related factor 2 isoform X3: MDLIDILWRQDIDLGVSREVFDFSQRQKEHELEKQKKLEKERQEQLQKEQEKAFFAQLQLDEETGEFLPIQPAQHIPSETSGSASYSQGAHIPKPDALYFGDCMQLLAETFPFVDDNEVSSAPFQSLVSDIPSQIESPIFIVPNQAQSPQTLALQSATNDLDNMQQDIEQVWEELLSIPELQCLNIQNDKLVETSTVPSPETKLTEIDSNYNFYSSVPSLEKVGSCSPHFLHAFEDSFSSILSTEDSSQSTVNSLNSNATINTDFGDEFYSAFIAEPSISNSMPSSATLSQSLSELLYGPIDVSDLSLCKAFNQNHPESTAEFNDSDSGISLNTNPSLASPEHSVESSVYGDTPLGFSDSEMEEVDSAPVSVKQNGPKTQPAQSPGDTVQPPSPSQGYSAPAYAAQCESTPKKDLPVSPGHRKTPFTKDKHASRLETHLTRDELRAKALCIPFPVEKIINLPVDDFNEMMSKEQFSEAQLALIRDIRRRGKNKVAAQNCRKRKLENIVELEQDLDHLKDEKEKLLKEKGENDKSLHLLKKQLSTLYLEVFSMLRDEDGKPYSPSEYSLQQTRDGNVFLVPKSKKPDVKKN; encoded by the exons ATGGATTTGATTGACATACTTTGGAGGCAAGATATAGATCTTGGGGTAAGTCGAGAAGTATTTGACTTCAGTCAGCGACAGAAAGAGCATGAgctggaaaaacagaaaaaacttgaaaaagaaagacaagaacaaCTGCAAAAGGAGCAAGAGAAAGCCTTTTTCGCTCAGTTACAGCTAGATGAAGAAACAGGTGAATTCCTCCCAATTCAGCCAGCCCAACACATCCCGTCAGAAACAAGTGGATCTGCCAGCTACTCCCAG GGTGCCCACATTCCCAAACCAGATGCCTTGTACTTTGGTGACTGCATGCAACTTTTGGCAGAGACATTCCCATTTGTAGATGACAATGAG GTTTCTTCGGCTCCGTTTCAATCACTTGTTTCTGATATTCCCAGCCAAATCGAGAGCCCAATCTTCATTGTTCCTAATCAGGCTCAGTCACCTCAAACTCTTGCCCTTCAGTCAGCCACTAATGATTTAGACAATATGCAGCAGGACATTGAACAAGTTTGGGAGGAGCTATTATCCATTCCAGAATTACAG TGTCTTAACATTCAAAATGACAAGCTGGTTGAGACTAGCACAGTTCCAAGTCCAGAAACCAAATTGACAGAAATTGACAGCAATTACAATTTCTACTCATCAGTCCCCTCACTGGAAAAAGTAGGGAGCTGCAGTCCACATTTTCTCCATGCTTTTGAGGATTCCTTCAGCAGCATCCTCTCTACAGAAGATTCCAGCCAGTCGACAGTGAACTCATTAAATTCAAATGCCACAATCAACACAGATTTTGGTGATGAATTTTATTCTGCTTTCATAGCAGAACCCAGTATCAGCAACAGCATGCCCTCCTCTGCTACTCTCAGCCAGTCACTCTCTGAACTTCTATATGGACCTATTGATGTTTCTGATCTTTCACTTTGTAAAGCCTTCAACCAAAACCACCCTGAAAGTACAGCAGAATTCAATGATTCTGACTCTGGCATTTCACTGAACACAAATCCCAGTTTGGCATCACCAGAACACTCAGTGGAATCTTCTGTCTATGGAGACACACCACTTGGTTTCAGTGATTCTGAAATGGAAGAGGTAGATAGTGCTCCTGTAAGTGTCAAACAGAATGGTCCTAAAACACAGCCAGCACAGTCTCCTGGGGATACAGTCCAACCCCCATCACCATCTCAGGGGTACAGTGCTCCAGCATATGCTGCCCAGTGCGAAAGCACACCAAAGAAAGACTTGCCTGTAAGTCCTGGTCATCGAaaaaccccattcacaaaagacAAACATGCAAGCCGCTTGGAGACTCATCTCACAAGAGATGAGCTAAGAGCAAAAGCTCTCTGTATCCCATTCCCTGTAGAAAAAATCATTAACCTCCCTGTTGATGATTTCAATGAAATGATGTCCAAAGAACAATTCAGTGAGGCTCAGCTTGCACTGATTAGAGATATACGTAGGAGGGGTAAGAATAAAGTGGCTGCTCAGAattgcagaaaaagaaaactggaaaatatagTGGAACTGGAGCAGGATTTGGATCAtttgaaagatgaaaaagaaaaattgctcaaagagaaaggagaaaatgacaAAAGCCTCCACCTACTGAAAAAACAACTCAGTACCTTGTATCTTGAAGTTTTTAGCATGCTACGTGATGAAGATGGAAAACCTTATTCTCCTAGTGAATACTCCCTGCAGCAAACAAGAGATGGCAACGTATTCCTCGTTCCCAAAAGTAAGAAACCAGATGTTAAGAAAAACTAG